Proteins encoded in a region of the Armatimonadota bacterium genome:
- a CDS encoding rRNA pseudouridine synthase — protein sequence MRLHRYIAQCGVTSRRKAEELIREGVVAVNGTVVTDMGVTVDPDADTVEVEGRTITLPRPVYVLFNKPRGVVTTLSDELGRPTVRDYFPLADAGLKPVGRLDMDTEGLLILTNDGDLAARLTHPRYGVEKEYEATVRNLPDDRDLARLEKGIRIDGAVTAPARADVINYDEKKGLATVTLVIHEGRKHQVRLMFEAVGHPVVALRRTRIGKLRVKGMTSGEARRLGAKEVETLRKAVGLA from the coding sequence ATGAGGCTCCACCGCTACATCGCACAGTGCGGGGTCACGTCCCGCCGTAAGGCCGAGGAACTGATCCGCGAAGGCGTCGTAGCCGTCAACGGCACGGTCGTCACCGATATGGGCGTTACCGTCGATCCTGATGCGGACACGGTCGAGGTGGAGGGCCGGACGATCACTCTGCCCCGGCCGGTCTACGTGCTGTTCAACAAGCCGCGCGGCGTCGTGACGACACTCTCCGACGAACTCGGCCGTCCGACGGTCCGTGACTACTTCCCGCTCGCCGATGCCGGCTTGAAACCTGTCGGCCGCTTGGACATGGACACGGAAGGCCTGCTGATCCTCACGAACGACGGCGACCTGGCGGCGCGTCTGACCCATCCCCGCTACGGTGTCGAAAAGGAGTACGAGGCGACGGTCCGGAACCTCCCCGACGACCGCGACCTCGCCCGGCTCGAAAAGGGCATCCGGATCGACGGGGCCGTCACCGCTCCGGCCCGTGCCGACGTGATCAACTATGACGAGAAGAAGGGGCTGGCGACCGTGACCCTCGTGATCCATGAAGGCCGCAAGCACCAGGTGCGCCTCATGTTCGAAGCGGTCGGGCATCCGGTCGTCGCCCTGCGCCGTACGCGTATCGGAAAACTGAGGGTGAAGGGCATGACCTCCGGCGAGGCCCGCAGGCTGGGGGCGAAAGAGGTCGAGACGCTTCGCAAGGCCGTGGGCTTGGCCTGA
- the alr gene encoding alanine racemase: MQPYPRTWADVDLPALAHNLAEVRNRVTDPKVGIALVTKADAYGHGLVPVSRYALRNGADWAAVATVQEGIALRDAGIEAPIIALSPILDIEAEQAVFYDLDVLTENLDTARALDAAARSVGKPGRIHLKVDTGLHRFGCDPEQAVALALAIREMPDLKLVGICQHFADSSRDPAFTRLQIDRWLETLQACEEAGLSFEIVQAANSAGAVRHPEAWGTLVRVGIIGYGIDPFDLLEGAAKPVLRWTARLTAIREASQGDPVGYSGTWVLDRDSRLATVGAGYGDGYPRTLSSRGVVEVRGRQAQVVGLVCMDQIIVDVTDIPDATIGDEVLLIGDSVQVPLLAKLAETNSHEIVTRIMSRVPRRYHY; the protein is encoded by the coding sequence GTGCAGCCCTATCCGCGAACGTGGGCGGACGTCGATCTGCCCGCCCTGGCGCACAATCTGGCCGAAGTCCGCAATCGCGTCACCGACCCTAAGGTCGGCATCGCGCTCGTGACGAAGGCCGACGCGTACGGTCACGGGCTTGTCCCTGTCTCGCGGTACGCGCTTCGCAACGGCGCGGACTGGGCGGCGGTGGCGACCGTCCAAGAAGGGATCGCCCTGAGGGACGCGGGGATCGAGGCGCCGATCATCGCCTTGTCCCCGATCCTCGACATCGAAGCCGAACAGGCCGTCTTCTACGACCTTGACGTCCTCACGGAGAACCTGGACACCGCCCGTGCGCTCGATGCGGCCGCCCGATCTGTCGGCAAGCCCGGACGCATCCATCTCAAAGTCGACACCGGCCTGCACCGTTTCGGGTGTGATCCGGAACAGGCCGTCGCCTTGGCCCTCGCCATCCGCGAGATGCCCGATCTGAAGCTCGTCGGCATCTGTCAGCATTTTGCGGACAGTTCGCGCGATCCGGCCTTCACCCGGCTCCAGATCGACCGTTGGCTCGAAACGCTCCAGGCGTGCGAGGAAGCCGGTCTCTCGTTCGAAATCGTCCAAGCCGCCAACAGTGCAGGAGCCGTGCGGCACCCTGAAGCATGGGGGACGCTCGTCCGGGTCGGGATCATCGGCTATGGTATCGATCCCTTCGACCTTCTCGAGGGTGCGGCCAAGCCCGTCCTTCGATGGACGGCACGTCTCACCGCGATCCGGGAAGCGTCCCAAGGCGACCCTGTCGGGTACTCGGGCACATGGGTGCTGGACCGCGACAGCCGCCTCGCCACGGTCGGGGCAGGTTACGGCGACGGCTATCCGAGGACGCTGAGCAGCAGAGGCGTCGTCGAAGTCCGTGGGCGTCAGGCCCAAGTCGTCGGCCTTGTCTGTATGGACCAGATCATCGTCGACGTGACCGACATCCCGGACGCGACGATCGGCGACGAAGTCCTGTTGATCGGTGACTCCGTCCAGGTCCCGCTCCTCGCCAAGCTCGCTGAGACCAACTCCCACGAGATCGTCACCCGAATCATGTCGCGCGTCCCCCGACGCTATCACTATTAG
- a CDS encoding segregation/condensation protein A — MSSTRELAKTDQITALGVTQPPEILVECEAFTGSLATLFLSVREGQVDLLGVPLAPVCEAYLLYVVESARQDIDRSSAALAVLAYLLERKAWALLPNEDEEPESEEGVERAEPWMHEFAPAIEALRELAEERGQVFFRPPEGRTSSYELPIDMGDVSLFDLGRALSRLLARAHPDPPGASRGPSRSLSEQMKIVLGVLAVEFRPLDKIVTGEFRRSEVVWWFLALLELIRLSQARVRIAEGEVEFARAVAS; from the coding sequence ATGTCTTCGACCCGCGAACTCGCCAAAACCGACCAGATCACCGCCCTCGGCGTCACGCAACCCCCCGAGATCCTCGTGGAGTGCGAAGCGTTCACAGGTTCCCTGGCGACGCTCTTCTTGAGCGTCCGCGAGGGCCAGGTCGACCTTCTTGGCGTCCCGCTCGCGCCCGTCTGCGAGGCCTATCTCCTTTACGTCGTCGAGAGCGCACGACAGGACATCGACCGGTCTTCGGCGGCCCTCGCCGTGCTCGCTTATCTTCTCGAACGTAAGGCCTGGGCGCTGCTGCCGAACGAGGACGAGGAACCGGAGTCAGAGGAGGGCGTCGAGCGGGCCGAGCCGTGGATGCACGAGTTCGCCCCTGCGATCGAGGCCCTTCGTGAACTGGCCGAAGAGCGCGGCCAAGTGTTCTTCCGTCCCCCTGAAGGCCGTACTTCCAGCTATGAGCTCCCGATTGACATGGGCGACGTCAGCCTGTTCGACCTCGGGCGAGCCTTGTCCCGCTTGCTCGCCAGGGCCCATCCCGATCCTCCAGGGGCTTCCCGTGGCCCGTCGCGCTCGCTGAGCGAACAGATGAAGATCGTGCTCGGCGTCCTGGCCGTGGAGTTCCGCCCGCTCGACAAGATCGTCACAGGAGAGTTCCGTCGCAGCGAGGTCGTCTGGTGGTTTCTCGCGCTGCTCGAACTCATCCGCCTCTCCCAAGCCCGGGTCAGGATCGCCGAAGGCGAAGTCGAATTCGCTCGGGCGGTGGCTTCATGA
- a CDS encoding PEP-CTERM sorting domain-containing protein (PEP-CTERM proteins occur, often in large numbers, in the proteomes of bacteria that also encode an exosortase, a predicted intramembrane cysteine proteinase. The presence of a PEP-CTERM domain at a protein's C-terminus predicts cleavage within the sorting domain, followed by covalent anchoring to some some component of the (usually Gram-negative) cell surface. Many PEP-CTERM proteins exhibit an unusual sequence composition that includes large numbers of potential glycosylation sites. Expression of one such protein has been shown restore the ability of a bacterium to form floc, a type of biofilm.) encodes MRTTFFLLTAFITHAALAEELWVGSYTGDHIKRYDLTTGTLIGPVEGGHLNGPLGMSLGPDGKVYATSELTGSVETFAQDGSWKGRFATASSPTAIAFRHDKSAFVAEFDTDSVSWYAPDGTPKGTFVTAGSGGLDGPDLGTVFGPDGDLYVPSFWSGAVLRYDGATGASKGAFVVAGSGGLSQPRQMLWRGPYVYVSSDNGNRVLRYDGTSGAFVDTFVTTGSGGLNGASGMAFYGDSLYVTSWRNNRILRYDAATGAFQGAFVTTGLSGPVSLLVVPEPASLMALTAAGTALLKRRRSKP; translated from the coding sequence ATGCGAACGACCTTCTTTCTCCTGACCGCTTTCATCACTCATGCCGCCCTTGCCGAAGAACTCTGGGTGGGAAGCTACACGGGCGACCACATCAAACGGTACGACCTGACGACGGGGACGCTGATCGGCCCTGTAGAGGGCGGTCACTTGAACGGTCCTCTTGGAATGTCCCTAGGGCCGGACGGCAAGGTCTACGCTACGAGCGAACTGACCGGATCGGTCGAGACCTTTGCCCAAGACGGTTCCTGGAAGGGCCGCTTCGCGACGGCCTCGTCGCCGACCGCGATCGCCTTTCGACACGACAAGTCGGCCTTTGTCGCAGAATTCGATACCGACAGCGTGTCCTGGTACGCACCGGACGGGACGCCGAAGGGAACCTTCGTGACCGCAGGTTCCGGCGGCCTCGATGGGCCCGACCTCGGCACGGTCTTCGGGCCTGACGGCGACCTCTACGTCCCGAGCTTTTGGAGCGGCGCGGTCTTGCGGTACGACGGGGCGACGGGTGCCTCGAAGGGCGCGTTCGTCGTTGCCGGTTCGGGCGGGCTGTCACAACCCCGACAAATGCTGTGGCGTGGGCCCTATGTCTATGTTTCGAGCGATAACGGGAACAGGGTGCTCCGCTACGACGGTACATCGGGTGCGTTCGTCGACACCTTCGTCACCACCGGTTCCGGTGGCCTGAACGGAGCGTCCGGCATGGCGTTTTACGGAGATTCGTTGTACGTGACCAGTTGGAGGAACAACCGCATCCTTCGCTACGATGCCGCGACAGGCGCGTTCCAGGGTGCCTTCGTGACCACGGGCCTCAGTGGGCCGGTCAGCCTTCTCGTCGTCCCCGAGCCTGCGTCGTTGATGGCTCTGACCGCCGCAGGGACGGCCCTTCTCAAAAGGAGACGGTCGAAGCCGTGA
- a CDS encoding transposase: protein MMPNHVHAVVTVPEQTRLCDFVQALKGRSARLANEALGRRGRLWQPDYFDRVVRDEAHFVKVATYVEHNPVTARLAVSASGYAFSSAYPANEAKLVAWAEKRRAEADAP from the coding sequence GTGATGCCGAACCATGTCCATGCTGTCGTGACCGTTCCTGAACAGACTCGGCTTTGCGATTTCGTCCAAGCCCTCAAGGGAAGGAGCGCCCGCCTCGCCAACGAGGCCCTTGGCAGGCGCGGCAGACTCTGGCAACCGGACTACTTCGACCGCGTCGTCCGGGACGAAGCGCACTTCGTAAAGGTTGCGACGTACGTCGAGCACAACCCTGTGACGGCTCGGCTCGCCGTTTCAGCGAGCGGGTACGCCTTTAGTTCGGCCTATCCGGCTAACGAAGCGAAGCTTGTCGCTTGGGCAGAAAAGCGCCGGGCTGAAGCCGACGCTCCATAG
- a CDS encoding TetR/AcrR family transcriptional regulator, whose amino-acid sequence MADRRQEVLVTAYGLMGTKGLEEVHARTVAAEMGVNHATVHYYFRRRSDLLAGVADYALQILKEDRERFQEGAASPRDMVENELALAEAYCRKQSRFVKVLAGLYVAGVSDPVLRKKLKALWAAWLQLLSDQVPSSKARKDSPFNDPELLMATVFGIGLASHMLEGGFNATAKVDAVQSSLFG is encoded by the coding sequence ATGGCTGATCGCAGACAGGAGGTCTTGGTCACTGCCTACGGGCTCATGGGAACCAAAGGGTTGGAGGAGGTCCATGCGAGGACCGTCGCCGCCGAAATGGGAGTGAACCATGCGACCGTCCACTACTACTTCCGACGACGGTCCGACCTTTTGGCGGGCGTCGCCGACTACGCGCTCCAAATCCTTAAGGAAGACCGGGAGCGGTTCCAGGAAGGGGCCGCGTCCCCCCGGGACATGGTCGAGAACGAGCTGGCCCTGGCCGAAGCCTATTGCCGCAAGCAGAGCCGGTTCGTGAAAGTGCTCGCGGGCCTGTACGTGGCGGGCGTCTCCGATCCGGTACTCCGCAAGAAGCTGAAGGCCCTCTGGGCGGCATGGCTCCAGTTGCTGTCCGATCAAGTTCCGTCCTCAAAGGCGCGGAAGGACTCGCCGTTCAACGACCCTGAACTGTTGATGGCGACCGTGTTCGGCATCGGCCTCGCGAGCCACATGCTGGAGGGCGGCTTCAACGCGACGGCCAAGGTCGACGCGGTCCAGTCGTCGTTGTTCGGTTAG
- a CDS encoding phosphotransferase has translation MVEPRPFSPESVQAVADKHGLGNPVVPMRKLGIINDIWAVGGAVVRIPAQPDYEPPLYAESVAAPAAFRAGVDTPKIIVFDDDRDIVDAPVMVTERVWGETLGTCAVFETWEEAEAQWSWLLHDLGSAIAALHRTADVPDPLARLNPWWVDDPAVETASLAEKGSLTPSESSWLEAWTARLSTAFPYDPLGPPDQNVFVHHDLHPYNVMVQDRRVVVLDWGNACWGDPAVDFSGFPLWALPGLVTAYRDAGGVTDEGFEARVLWSWCALAVGEPAFLDPSLFRRPWWRLPVGGVPELRWRLEAMPPEWKRWNP, from the coding sequence TTGGTGGAGCCCCGCCCGTTCTCGCCTGAATCCGTCCAAGCCGTCGCCGATAAACACGGCCTTGGGAACCCCGTCGTGCCGATGCGGAAACTCGGCATTATCAACGACATCTGGGCTGTCGGCGGCGCGGTCGTCAGGATCCCGGCTCAACCCGACTATGAACCGCCCCTCTATGCGGAGTCCGTCGCCGCACCGGCGGCTTTTAGGGCCGGTGTCGACACGCCGAAGATCATCGTCTTCGACGACGACCGGGATATCGTCGACGCTCCTGTCATGGTCACGGAGCGGGTCTGGGGCGAGACGTTGGGGACATGCGCCGTCTTCGAGACCTGGGAAGAGGCAGAAGCCCAGTGGTCTTGGCTGCTGCACGACCTTGGTTCCGCCATCGCGGCCCTGCACCGGACCGCGGACGTCCCCGACCCTCTCGCGCGGCTCAATCCATGGTGGGTCGACGACCCGGCCGTCGAAACGGCGTCGCTCGCGGAGAAGGGGTCGTTGACACCGTCGGAATCGTCGTGGCTGGAGGCCTGGACCGCTCGGCTTTCGACAGCGTTCCCGTACGACCCTCTCGGCCCTCCGGACCAGAACGTCTTCGTCCACCATGACCTTCATCCGTACAACGTCATGGTCCAGGACCGCCGGGTCGTCGTCCTTGACTGGGGTAACGCGTGCTGGGGTGATCCGGCCGTCGACTTTTCCGGTTTTCCGCTGTGGGCTTTGCCGGGTCTTGTCACGGCGTACCGGGACGCGGGCGGTGTGACCGACGAAGGATTCGAGGCGCGCGTCCTCTGGTCATGGTGCGCGCTTGCGGTCGGCGAACCGGCGTTTCTGGACCCTTCTCTGTTCCGCCGTCCCTGGTGGCGGCTCCCCGTCGGTGGTGTCCCGGAACTTCGGTGGAGACTCGAGGCCATGCCACCGGAATGGAAGCGCTGGAACCCTTAG
- a CDS encoding D-alanyl-D-alanine carboxypeptidase yields the protein MTRRPPSDVIRLAMALVACGAAAVPAAAKQPQSYAGPMITASAAVVVECESGRLLFARNADLKRPPASTTKIMTGLLLAETCRPDETVTAPADTQSVKESSMHLMPGEQIRAEELLYALMLRSANDGCHAVAVHVAGSDEAFAKLMNERAAKIGCRDTTFVNPHGLHDPRHLTTAYDLALMAREAMKNELFAKVVRTQRKTVVRSLNLKDTVMVSRNKWLPLDPTALGVKTGYTKPAGHCFVGCAERNGMKVVTVILDSKDWVKDQEELTEWSYQNWELRDAVEAGTAFDAPVKDGTSESVHGRVDKGLTLPLPTQGGVDVDVQFVPTPGLQAPVRVGDEIGAVLVTYERQRPVRIPVLADQTVGQRPALAGIVTNPAVIGGFVALGGAALAMRLRSRRMAESFVRS from the coding sequence ATGACGAGACGGCCCCCCTCGGACGTGATCCGGCTCGCCATGGCCCTTGTGGCGTGCGGGGCTGCGGCCGTTCCCGCAGCCGCGAAGCAGCCGCAATCTTATGCCGGGCCGATGATCACGGCCTCGGCCGCGGTCGTCGTCGAATGCGAATCAGGTCGTTTGCTCTTTGCGAGAAACGCCGACCTGAAGCGGCCGCCCGCCAGTACGACCAAGATCATGACGGGCTTGCTGCTCGCCGAAACGTGTCGGCCGGACGAAACGGTGACCGCGCCCGCCGACACGCAGTCCGTCAAGGAGAGCAGCATGCACCTCATGCCTGGAGAGCAGATCCGGGCCGAGGAGTTGCTGTACGCCCTCATGCTCCGGAGCGCGAACGACGGGTGCCACGCAGTGGCCGTCCATGTCGCCGGGTCCGACGAGGCGTTCGCCAAGCTCATGAACGAGCGGGCCGCCAAGATCGGATGCCGGGACACGACGTTCGTCAATCCCCACGGCCTACACGATCCGCGCCATCTCACCACGGCTTATGACTTGGCCCTCATGGCCCGCGAAGCGATGAAGAACGAACTGTTCGCCAAAGTCGTGAGAACCCAGAGGAAGACCGTCGTGAGGAGCCTTAACCTCAAGGACACCGTCATGGTCTCCCGCAACAAATGGTTGCCCCTCGATCCGACCGCCCTCGGCGTCAAGACCGGCTACACCAAACCCGCCGGACACTGCTTCGTCGGATGCGCCGAGCGCAACGGCATGAAGGTCGTGACCGTGATCCTCGACAGCAAGGACTGGGTGAAAGACCAGGAGGAACTGACGGAGTGGAGCTACCAGAACTGGGAGCTCCGGGATGCCGTCGAGGCCGGAACGGCGTTCGACGCCCCCGTCAAGGACGGTACGTCCGAGTCCGTTCACGGTCGGGTCGATAAGGGGTTGACCCTGCCGTTGCCGACACAAGGCGGCGTCGACGTCGACGTCCAGTTCGTCCCGACCCCAGGACTCCAGGCTCCGGTCCGCGTCGGCGACGAGATCGGCGCCGTTCTCGTCACGTACGAGCGTCAGCGTCCCGTCCGGATCCCGGTCTTGGCCGACCAGACGGTCGGACAGCGGCCCGCCCTGGCCGGGATCGTGACGAACCCGGCCGTGATCGGCGGCTTCGTGGCCTTGGGAGGGGCCGCGCTCGCCATGCGTCTTCGCTCGCGACGCATGGCAGAGTCCTTTGTCCGCTCATGA
- a CDS encoding AraC family transcriptional regulator — MKAKTRRELGIVMGDLIGRVLRSPLDFESAEHMADSCGYSRFHLTRVFQALTGENLSVFLRRIRLERSACRLAQGASVLEASEAAGFDSPEAFSRAFRKAYGVPPSGFDAGHHEWRLPSDEGLHWIPEWEPEPGDKVRKTKFDARLDRTPAVRLAVVRHTGNYAKLSLGWETVPYLENRRWVTVYHDSIWTCPHSDLMRADLGYVLSDGERPCDGFKTLEIPGSLTVKTVRFVERNERHEAWTHMTGRWPDAACSWDEYAEWPLPFETVRTKVCLSLRAAPPGTD; from the coding sequence GTGAAGGCCAAGACGCGGCGGGAGCTCGGGATCGTCATGGGCGATCTGATCGGCCGCGTCTTGCGTTCGCCGCTTGACTTTGAGTCGGCCGAGCACATGGCCGACTCCTGCGGCTATTCCCGCTTCCACCTGACGCGCGTCTTCCAAGCGTTGACGGGCGAGAACCTTAGCGTTTTTCTCCGCAGGATCCGCCTCGAGCGTTCCGCCTGCCGTCTGGCCCAAGGGGCCAGTGTCTTAGAAGCTTCGGAAGCTGCCGGCTTCGATTCGCCCGAGGCTTTTTCGCGGGCGTTCCGCAAAGCGTACGGGGTCCCGCCGAGCGGCTTCGACGCAGGGCACCACGAGTGGCGGTTGCCGTCGGACGAGGGCTTGCACTGGATTCCGGAGTGGGAGCCCGAGCCTGGTGACAAAGTCCGCAAGACCAAGTTCGACGCACGACTGGACCGCACCCCAGCGGTGCGGCTGGCCGTGGTCCGGCACACCGGGAACTACGCGAAACTGTCGTTGGGATGGGAGACGGTCCCGTACCTTGAAAACCGCAGGTGGGTGACCGTGTACCACGATTCGATCTGGACGTGTCCGCACAGCGACCTGATGCGGGCCGACCTCGGATACGTTCTGAGCGACGGCGAGCGTCCTTGTGACGGGTTCAAGACCCTAGAGATCCCAGGGAGCCTGACGGTCAAGACCGTCCGGTTCGTCGAACGGAACGAGCGCCACGAAGCATGGACGCACATGACGGGCCGCTGGCCGGACGCGGCGTGCTCGTGGGACGAGTACGCGGAGTGGCCGTTGCCCTTCGAGACGGTCCGAACAAAGGTGTGCCTGTCGTTGCGCGCGGCGCCACCCGGGACCGATTGA
- the scpB gene encoding SMC-Scp complex subunit ScpB has product MSVLRHVEALLFVADSPVRPEDLARAIECPVFEVEEALDKIGARLHHDSALELVRIAGGFQICTKAEYAMTLARFAKPQKQKLSRSLMEVLAIVAYQQPVTAAEIDAVRGVDSSYALRQLLDKRLLTEVGRKKAPGRPLLFGTTQQFLHAFRLDDLSQLPPVERALPQTVGEGSLPDQASFALE; this is encoded by the coding sequence ATGAGCGTCCTTCGGCACGTGGAGGCCCTCTTGTTCGTCGCCGACTCGCCGGTCCGGCCGGAAGACCTGGCCCGGGCGATCGAGTGTCCCGTGTTCGAAGTCGAGGAGGCGCTCGATAAGATCGGTGCGCGCCTTCACCACGATTCCGCTTTGGAACTCGTCCGGATCGCAGGTGGGTTTCAGATCTGCACCAAAGCCGAGTACGCGATGACGTTGGCCCGGTTCGCCAAGCCTCAGAAGCAAAAGCTCAGCCGCAGCCTCATGGAAGTCCTCGCCATCGTGGCCTACCAGCAGCCGGTCACGGCTGCGGAAATCGATGCCGTTCGCGGCGTCGACAGTTCCTATGCCCTCCGCCAGCTCTTGGACAAGCGGCTCTTGACCGAGGTCGGCCGTAAAAAGGCGCCAGGTCGGCCGCTCCTGTTCGGTACGACCCAGCAGTTCCTCCATGCGTTCCGACTCGACGACCTTTCCCAGTTGCCGCCCGTCGAGCGGGCCCTTCCGCAGACGGTCGGAGAAGGATCGTTGCCCGACCAGGCTTCTTTCGCCCTGGAATGA
- a CDS encoding DUF4965 domain-containing protein, whose amino-acid sequence MLMLQDFRPPAVPLVTHDPFFSVWSFNDRLTDDWTKHWTGKNQAMCGMARIDGKAFRWMSRGLGGLPAMDQVSLEVLPHVTAYTFSAAGIRLTVRFLPWQDVRDPDLCSRDQTDVEVTVLSDDGKPHDVAVYLDCSGELVVDDPSQSVQWSRLRKGGSDVAAMWHDGRKPLNRTGDDHRSDWGVLHLIPNGGQIGFGGSEDVRRQFASSGSLPVDDDFRTPRAVSDDWPVMACVQSVSGVGAEPTTFRMQLAYDDDFAIEYFRRPLRAAWRTGDRPFLAELGETARPASSYESYGRSLMESWTKVGGRPYADLAVLSYRQSLAAHKIVRDEDGSLLMFSKENFSNGCIGTVDVMYPACPIFLAYNPELLKANLKPVLDYAASPRWKWSFAPHDLGQYPKANGQVYGGGEKTEENQMPVEESGNMLIMCAAYLEKTGDEAFIKSYWKELTEWAEYLKRFGVDPGNQLCTDDFAGHMAHNANLSVKAIVAMACYGRMAGHLGDKATMKRWDDTAKGFVKEWMKLADDQGHYRLAFDRAGSWSQKYNLVWDKVLNLGLFPQEVYDKEVAWYLKNQNTFGLPLDNRADYTKLDWTVWTACLASKKSDFDAIMAPLYKWMNETPDRIPLTDWFDTKTGKCVGFRARSVVGGVFMPLLIPELPG is encoded by the coding sequence ATGCTCATGCTCCAAGACTTCCGTCCGCCCGCCGTACCCCTCGTCACTCACGATCCGTTCTTCTCCGTCTGGTCGTTCAACGACCGTCTGACCGACGATTGGACCAAGCATTGGACGGGGAAGAACCAGGCGATGTGCGGGATGGCCCGCATCGACGGCAAAGCGTTCCGATGGATGAGCCGCGGGCTCGGCGGACTTCCAGCCATGGACCAAGTCTCGTTGGAGGTCCTTCCGCACGTCACCGCTTACACGTTCAGCGCGGCCGGGATCCGGCTGACCGTGCGTTTCCTGCCGTGGCAAGACGTCCGTGACCCGGACCTGTGTTCGCGAGACCAGACCGACGTCGAAGTGACGGTCCTGTCGGACGACGGGAAGCCGCACGACGTCGCGGTCTACCTCGACTGTTCGGGCGAACTCGTCGTCGACGACCCGTCCCAGTCGGTGCAGTGGAGTCGGTTGCGCAAGGGCGGATCGGACGTCGCCGCCATGTGGCACGACGGCAGGAAACCGCTGAACCGCACGGGCGACGACCATCGTTCGGACTGGGGCGTGCTTCACTTGATCCCCAACGGCGGCCAGATCGGGTTCGGGGGGAGCGAGGACGTGCGCCGTCAGTTCGCTTCCTCAGGTTCGCTTCCTGTCGACGACGACTTCCGGACCCCTCGGGCGGTCTCCGACGACTGGCCCGTCATGGCGTGCGTCCAATCGGTGTCCGGGGTCGGTGCAGAACCCACGACGTTCCGGATGCAACTCGCCTATGACGACGACTTTGCGATCGAATACTTCCGACGGCCGCTTCGGGCTGCTTGGAGGACCGGTGACCGACCGTTCCTGGCCGAGCTTGGAGAAACGGCCCGCCCTGCAAGTTCGTACGAGTCTTACGGCCGCTCCCTCATGGAATCGTGGACGAAGGTCGGCGGACGGCCTTATGCCGATCTGGCCGTTTTGTCGTACAGGCAGAGCCTGGCGGCGCATAAGATCGTCCGGGACGAAGACGGCAGCCTCTTGATGTTCAGTAAGGAGAACTTCAGCAACGGATGCATCGGAACGGTCGATGTCATGTACCCCGCCTGCCCGATCTTCCTCGCGTACAACCCGGAACTGCTCAAAGCGAACCTGAAGCCGGTCCTCGACTACGCCGCTTCGCCAAGGTGGAAATGGTCGTTCGCGCCCCACGACCTCGGCCAGTATCCGAAGGCGAACGGGCAAGTCTACGGCGGCGGTGAAAAGACGGAGGAGAACCAGATGCCGGTCGAAGAGAGCGGCAACATGCTGATCATGTGTGCCGCGTATCTGGAGAAGACCGGCGACGAAGCGTTCATCAAGTCCTATTGGAAGGAACTGACCGAGTGGGCCGAGTACCTGAAGCGGTTCGGCGTGGACCCCGGGAACCAACTCTGTACGGACGACTTTGCCGGGCACATGGCGCACAACGCCAACCTCTCGGTGAAGGCGATCGTGGCCATGGCCTGCTACGGCCGGATGGCCGGACACCTCGGTGACAAGGCCACGATGAAGCGATGGGACGACACGGCCAAAGGCTTCGTCAAGGAGTGGATGAAGCTCGCCGACGACCAAGGGCACTACCGGTTGGCCTTCGACCGGGCCGGAAGTTGGAGCCAGAAGTACAACCTCGTCTGGGACAAAGTGCTGAACTTGGGCCTCTTCCCACAAGAGGTCTACGACAAAGAAGTCGCCTGGTATCTGAAGAACCAAAACACCTTCGGACTGCCCCTCGATAACCGAGCGGACTACACGAAACTCGACTGGACGGTATGGACGGCATGCCTGGCTTCCAAGAAGTCGGATTTCGACGCGATCATGGCGCCGCTCTACAAATGGATGAACGAAACACCTGACCGGATCCCGTTGACCGACTGGTTCGACACCAAGACGGGCAAGTGCGTCGGGTTCCGGGCCCGCTCGGTCGTCGGCGGCGTCTTCATGCCGCTGTTGATTCCGGAACTACCGGGTTAG